From a region of the Neobacillus niacini genome:
- a CDS encoding UDP-N-acetylmuramoyl-tripeptide--D-alanyl-D-alanine ligase, whose amino-acid sequence MNFMKAFSIYEIRQIINGELLQGSDNFVIDYIPYYQSIRRNKRNVLIFIRNKSELDLRYIKTRLPCAIVTDQDTDVLKAIEGLTVVKVKNVRSAFWNFVHYYRGLFTIPVVAVTGTCGKTTTKEMIAHILREQKNVQATKSSANSRLAHLHYLLGIDEHTGAAVIETAVGKPGDIRYASKFFKPTIGIITNIGACHLNACKTIEAYIAAKGEMVSCLGDSGVLILNADDEKTKTISLADVKGKIIYFGIKNHADFYAADIQYGKGGMNFILKVKKKSLPVFVPGHGEHQVANALAALAAVNEVGIDLKQATKRLQSFKNLGRHLELTTGYNGATIIDDTWNFNTTSLEAAMQVLNYAAGGKHRIALFTDMAALGEYSLQLHREAGEIVSKYGVDTIITIGNRAKEMAHYTREQGLQCNIHSFFEYDQVYSLLKEILNENSTLLIKSFGNNTSMIELASFFK is encoded by the coding sequence ATGAACTTCATGAAAGCTTTTTCTATTTACGAAATCCGCCAAATCATAAATGGTGAATTACTTCAAGGCTCTGATAATTTTGTGATTGACTATATACCCTACTATCAAAGTATAAGAAGAAACAAGAGAAACGTGTTGATTTTCATAAGAAATAAATCTGAATTAGACCTCAGATATATTAAAACAAGACTTCCTTGTGCAATTGTTACAGACCAAGATACTGATGTACTTAAAGCAATCGAGGGATTAACGGTTGTTAAGGTAAAGAATGTTAGGAGTGCGTTTTGGAACTTTGTTCATTATTATCGAGGACTGTTTACGATTCCAGTAGTAGCCGTAACGGGTACATGCGGCAAGACAACCACAAAGGAAATGATTGCACACATCCTTAGAGAGCAAAAAAATGTCCAAGCTACAAAAAGCAGTGCTAACTCCAGGCTTGCACATCTTCACTATCTCCTTGGGATAGATGAGCATACTGGTGCTGCAGTCATCGAAACCGCTGTAGGAAAGCCAGGTGACATTCGCTATGCTTCTAAATTTTTTAAACCCACAATCGGCATTATTACAAACATTGGTGCCTGTCATTTAAATGCCTGTAAAACCATTGAGGCCTATATAGCAGCAAAAGGAGAAATGGTTTCATGCTTAGGTGATAGTGGTGTATTAATTTTAAATGCAGACGATGAAAAGACTAAAACCATCTCATTAGCTGACGTGAAAGGAAAAATAATATACTTTGGAATCAAGAACCATGCTGACTTCTATGCAGCAGACATTCAATACGGTAAAGGCGGCATGAATTTTATTCTTAAAGTAAAAAAGAAAAGTTTACCCGTATTTGTACCAGGGCATGGAGAACACCAGGTGGCAAATGCCTTGGCTGCATTAGCTGCTGTAAATGAAGTGGGCATAGACTTGAAACAGGCTACAAAACGTTTACAATCATTCAAGAACCTTGGGAGACATTTGGAGTTAACCACTGGATATAACGGAGCTACTATTATTGATGACACTTGGAATTTTAATACTACTTCATTAGAAGCAGCCATGCAGGTTCTAAATTATGCAGCTGGAGGAAAACACAGAATCGCTTTATTTACTGATATGGCAGCACTCGGAGAATATAGTCTTCAACTGCATAGGGAAGCAGGTGAAATAGTCAGCAAGTATGGAGTGGATACCATCATCACGATTGGAAATCGAGCTAAAGAAATGGCTCACTATACACGTGAGCAAGGATTACAATGTAACATCCATTCATTTTTTGAATACGATCAGGTGTATTCACTGTTAAAGGAAATTTTAAATGAAAATTCAACTTTACTTATTAAAAGTTTTGGTAATAACACTTCTATGATCGAATTAGCCTCTTTTTTCAAATAA
- a CDS encoding AzlC family ABC transporter permease, which produces MSDFAIGKESTEFKKGLQAGISIGIGYFPIALTFGLLAKTSGLSIYESVLMSMIVFAGASQYISLSLLAYGTGIVEIVLTTFIVNIRHFLMSTSLNEKCEDDHLGNKMLYSFGITDETFSVVATREGTATTGFMFGVNLLAYSSWVIFTGIGHLIGASLPQTLQESMGVALYAMFIGLLVPSLKKSVKVLFLASLAAIFNTIFTIGGIMAQGWAIVTSTILSAVMIELIEVIKARHWGVKHEK; this is translated from the coding sequence TTGTCTGATTTTGCAATAGGAAAAGAATCTACGGAGTTTAAAAAAGGATTACAAGCGGGGATCAGCATTGGTATTGGTTATTTTCCGATTGCTTTGACTTTTGGTCTTCTTGCCAAAACATCAGGACTATCTATTTATGAATCCGTATTAATGAGCATGATAGTATTTGCAGGGGCGTCACAATATATCTCGTTAAGCCTATTGGCATATGGGACAGGGATAGTTGAAATTGTATTAACTACTTTCATTGTGAACATCCGTCATTTTTTAATGTCCACTTCTTTGAATGAAAAGTGTGAGGATGACCACCTTGGCAATAAAATGCTTTATTCATTTGGGATTACCGATGAGACCTTTTCTGTTGTGGCGACGAGAGAAGGGACAGCGACTACTGGTTTTATGTTCGGAGTCAATTTATTGGCCTATTCTAGCTGGGTTATTTTTACTGGGATTGGTCATTTGATAGGTGCCAGTCTTCCTCAAACATTACAAGAAAGTATGGGTGTAGCACTTTATGCCATGTTTATTGGACTCTTAGTTCCATCCTTGAAAAAAAGTGTGAAGGTGTTATTTCTAGCCTCCTTAGCTGCAATATTTAATACGATTTTTACCATAGGCGGTATTATGGCACAAGGATGGGCGATTGTTACCTCCACTATTTTATCAGCTGTTATGATTGAGCTGATTGAAGTGATAAAAGCAAGGCATTGGGGTGTAAAGCATGAAAAGTGA
- a CDS encoding GNAT family N-acetyltransferase → MDITISQMTFDEISPIVPYVLRGNMRVRNTENTIWFGAKYGEEIVGIVSCVMKKTFVYYNTDFVRKEFRGKGIYVRLFEERDKYVATLNTNLIKAKCTPYSLRQYLKNGFEETGKRKSITFVEKRI, encoded by the coding sequence ATGGATATTACCATTTCTCAGATGACATTTGATGAGATATCTCCAATTGTGCCTTACGTACTTAGGGGGAATATGAGGGTTAGGAATACAGAAAACACTATTTGGTTTGGCGCAAAATATGGAGAAGAAATTGTTGGTATTGTGTCATGTGTTATGAAAAAAACGTTTGTTTATTATAATACGGATTTTGTAAGGAAAGAATTTAGGGGGAAAGGTATCTACGTTCGTTTATTTGAAGAAAGGGACAAGTATGTTGCAACATTAAATACGAATCTTATTAAAGCAAAGTGTACACCCTATTCTTTGAGACAGTACTTAAAAAATGGTTTTGAAGAAACTGGAAAGCGAAAGAGTATAACATTCGTGGAAAAAAGAATATAA
- a CDS encoding lipoate--protein ligase, with protein MLFIDNKGITDPRINLAIEEYALKNLDINETYLLFYINEPSIIIGKNQNSVEEINTEYVESNGIRVVRRLSGGGAVYHDLGNLNYSFITKDDGDSFHNFRKFTEPVIAALKQMGVNAELSGRNDILAEGRKISGNAQFSTRGRMFTHGTLLFNSEMEHIVSALRVKKDKIESKGIKSVRSRVANISEFLSEKMTIEEFRSALLKFIFQEKEVTEYVLTNEDWEKIHQLSQERYQNWDWNYGKSPKFNLQHSHRFPVGQIDVRLDVDKGVIENCKIYGDFFGVGDVSDIENKLKHVRYDKSELEAALKDVDTTFYFGNVSKEEFINLIY; from the coding sequence ATGTTATTTATTGATAATAAGGGCATTACAGATCCAAGAATAAATCTTGCCATTGAAGAATATGCGTTAAAAAATCTCGATATCAATGAAACGTATTTATTATTTTACATAAATGAGCCATCGATTATCATAGGAAAAAACCAAAATTCCGTTGAAGAAATTAATACAGAGTATGTTGAGAGTAATGGAATCCGTGTCGTGCGTAGATTGTCTGGCGGGGGAGCGGTCTATCATGACCTAGGCAACCTTAACTATAGCTTCATCACAAAAGATGACGGCGATAGCTTTCATAATTTCCGCAAGTTTACAGAGCCAGTGATTGCTGCACTAAAGCAGATGGGGGTAAATGCAGAATTAAGCGGCAGAAACGATATTTTAGCTGAAGGCAGGAAAATATCCGGGAATGCCCAATTCTCGACGAGGGGACGGATGTTTACCCATGGAACACTCCTATTCAATTCTGAAATGGAGCATATCGTCTCAGCCCTGCGAGTGAAAAAGGATAAAATTGAATCTAAGGGAATCAAGTCTGTCCGCAGCAGAGTGGCGAATATTTCAGAATTTTTGTCAGAGAAAATGACCATAGAAGAGTTTCGCTCCGCTTTGCTTAAGTTTATCTTTCAAGAGAAAGAAGTTACGGAGTATGTGCTTACCAATGAAGATTGGGAGAAAATCCACCAACTCTCCCAGGAACGCTACCAAAATTGGGATTGGAACTACGGCAAATCGCCGAAATTTAATCTTCAACATTCACATCGTTTCCCAGTGGGGCAAATTGATGTCCGCTTAGATGTTGATAAGGGAGTCATTGAGAACTGTAAAATTTATGGCGACTTTTTTGGTGTGGGCGATGTAAGTGATATTGAAAATAAACTAAAGCATGTTCGCTACGATAAGAGCGAGTTAGAAGCTGCACTTAAAGATGTGGACACAACCTTTTATTTTGGTAATGTTTCAAAAGAAGAATTTATCAATCTCATATATTAG
- a CDS encoding YheC/YheD family protein, with translation MTLIGMLHHRKDPNTVIKSYAYAVVAMAEGADFIYFTPKSVNFDNQTIEGYEYKNGSWQEKITLFPDVIYNTGSPEKLDVSKDIINQLKETIPFTTVSLGNKWVINERLIKGKEFSNYLIPAKVLKEWTDLTKFLNLYTDVVVKPMDGRKGQGIYFIKTCDKGFIVNKDSQDKTYTKNELKEFFYTLLEENTYIVQPYIISKTKSGLAFDFRLHAQKNGEGKWVITTIYPRIASDCTIVTNINNGGYTNYLLPFLNQEFSEEEAFNIKRTLEYFTLALARHLDELQMLEFSEVIDEIGIDVGLDENQKLWIYEVNWRPGCPPAFYLELDVVRNTIQYAIYLANNHDKVKRDIRQFKKRDMEKRKVPIIAVTGSAGKTTTKSFISSILQTRWNTFESKDYWNRTDHTQIHADLINNNHQAVVLEYGMGFPGVITEHCRIIQPNISVITNVGMAHIGNFDGDIKKIAKAKSELIHGTKQNGILFINKDCENSKLLEIDQFKGKIITTGIKNPADYRAYNVSYAENGMKFKVRLHDKEWSFFIPIYGEHHVYNALNAIAVADYLGFTPPEIKSGLLFRKPPRRLTIYHLKHSITLIDDSVHSTPQGVVAAIDVLKNISPNRKIAVLGRMIGLGDRRVEQYQKIGRYLVKQGIDMVITYGRYAKGIGYEAIDAGLPPENFKHFMDEEAMHEYLLNILQENDTILVKGASIMNMFNTVQFLNSVIGVKE, from the coding sequence ATGACCTTAATAGGCATGCTGCATCATAGAAAAGATCCTAATACTGTTATTAAGTCCTATGCCTATGCTGTTGTCGCAATGGCAGAAGGTGCAGATTTCATTTATTTCACACCAAAGAGTGTAAATTTTGATAATCAAACGATTGAGGGATATGAATATAAAAATGGCTCTTGGCAGGAAAAGATTACTCTATTCCCAGATGTTATTTATAACACGGGAAGCCCAGAGAAACTCGATGTCTCAAAAGATATTATTAATCAGCTAAAAGAAACCATTCCGTTTACAACCGTTTCATTAGGTAATAAATGGGTAATAAATGAACGGTTAATAAAAGGAAAGGAATTTTCTAATTACTTAATTCCGGCTAAAGTCCTTAAGGAATGGACCGACCTAACTAAATTTCTCAACTTATATACGGACGTTGTCGTAAAACCCATGGATGGCAGGAAAGGACAAGGTATTTATTTTATAAAGACATGCGACAAAGGATTTATTGTGAATAAAGATAGTCAGGATAAAACTTATACAAAAAATGAGCTGAAAGAGTTTTTCTATACTTTACTAGAAGAAAACACTTATATTGTTCAGCCTTATATTATTAGCAAAACGAAATCAGGTCTTGCTTTTGACTTTCGCCTCCATGCACAGAAAAATGGAGAGGGAAAATGGGTAATTACCACCATTTATCCTCGAATCGCCTCAGATTGTACGATTGTAACCAATATCAACAATGGCGGGTACACCAATTATTTACTACCGTTTCTAAACCAAGAATTCAGTGAAGAAGAAGCTTTCAATATTAAGAGAACATTAGAATACTTTACTCTTGCACTGGCAAGGCACCTTGACGAACTTCAAATGCTGGAATTTTCAGAGGTCATCGATGAAATAGGGATTGATGTTGGACTAGATGAGAATCAAAAACTTTGGATTTATGAAGTAAACTGGCGTCCCGGCTGCCCCCCAGCATTTTATTTAGAACTTGATGTTGTTCGAAATACCATTCAATATGCGATTTATTTGGCTAATAATCACGATAAAGTTAAACGGGATATCCGGCAATTTAAAAAGAGAGATATGGAAAAAAGAAAGGTGCCCATTATTGCTGTAACGGGCAGTGCTGGAAAAACGACAACAAAATCGTTTATTTCATCGATTCTTCAAACAAGATGGAATACCTTCGAATCGAAAGATTATTGGAATAGAACAGACCATACACAGATACATGCAGATTTAATTAATAACAATCATCAAGCAGTTGTTTTAGAGTATGGTATGGGATTCCCTGGGGTTATTACTGAACATTGCCGTATTATTCAGCCAAATATAAGTGTCATTACAAATGTCGGAATGGCACATATAGGTAACTTTGACGGCGATATAAAAAAAATTGCAAAGGCAAAATCGGAATTAATACATGGAACAAAGCAAAACGGTATCCTATTTATTAACAAGGATTGCGAGAATTCAAAATTACTGGAAATCGATCAGTTTAAAGGGAAAATTATCACAACAGGGATTAAAAATCCTGCTGATTATCGAGCATATAATGTTTCTTATGCTGAGAATGGGATGAAATTTAAAGTAAGGCTACATGACAAAGAATGGTCTTTCTTTATTCCTATTTATGGTGAACACCACGTTTATAATGCTCTGAATGCCATAGCAGTAGCAGATTATTTAGGTTTTACACCTCCAGAAATAAAATCGGGCTTACTTTTTAGAAAGCCTCCACGCCGATTAACGATTTATCACTTAAAACACTCAATCACCTTAATCGATGACTCTGTTCATTCCACACCGCAAGGAGTTGTAGCAGCCATTGATGTACTAAAAAATATCAGCCCCAATAGAAAAATAGCCGTACTAGGCCGAATGATTGGTCTTGGTGACAGAAGAGTTGAGCAATATCAAAAAATAGGCAGGTATCTAGTTAAACAAGGTATAGATATGGTTATTACCTATGGCCGATATGCAAAAGGGATTGGATATGAGGCGATTGATGCAGGGCTGCCGCCTGAAAACTTTAAACACTTCATGGACGAAGAAGCGATGCACGAATACCTCCTAAATATTTTGCAAGAAAATGATACGATACTTGTAAAAGGAGCAAGTATAATGAATATGTTTAATACCGTTCAATTTCTTAACTCCGTTATTGGTGTCAAAGAATAG
- a CDS encoding ATP-grasp domain-containing protein, with protein MKTIIFIGLNKSGSSRDAVKAANELGYYTVVFTDQEKQIQQRGEYKDVHQLTLVDLSNIEEIKQQIHLLQQRGNEIIVITSFVAKYVQTASKLADEYCQNYLSTEALTIMENKDKTRTFFANQAFTPRFKVITEDMKMPFVLTYQKLKFPVVVKCASSTGSKDVLFAKNMKRLEKNVSKLRTKNPSETIIVEEYVDGDQYLVEVLVSNWNVQIGAVIKQEITKGKRFIVTGYGVLAEVPRNLEESLLSVIETIVSSLEFQNGAFHLELRWTDDGWRLIEINPRISGGAMNRMIQAAFGYSLVEETLKMLIGETPSLEKTSNQYVFTQYVILENKGILEKVTGKGRAMATPGVVEVYVKPKSGTYVTPPLSMGQRYAYVIAKGDTFEEAQSIAKQAANELTFHLRID; from the coding sequence ATGAAGACGATCATTTTTATCGGTTTAAATAAATCCGGGTCCAGTAGAGATGCTGTTAAAGCGGCAAATGAATTAGGTTATTATACAGTTGTTTTTACCGATCAAGAAAAGCAAATCCAGCAAAGAGGCGAATATAAGGATGTTCATCAACTGACTTTAGTGGACCTTAGTAACATCGAGGAAATAAAACAACAAATTCATTTATTACAGCAGCGGGGAAATGAAATAATCGTTATTACTAGTTTTGTTGCAAAATATGTTCAGACAGCCTCAAAGTTGGCTGACGAATACTGCCAAAACTATTTATCAACTGAAGCTCTTACTATTATGGAAAATAAAGATAAAACCAGGACTTTTTTCGCTAATCAAGCATTTACTCCAAGATTTAAGGTAATTACAGAAGATATGAAAATGCCATTTGTACTCACTTACCAGAAATTAAAATTTCCGGTGGTAGTGAAGTGTGCTTCTTCAACTGGCTCAAAGGACGTTCTATTTGCTAAAAACATGAAGAGATTAGAAAAAAATGTGAGTAAACTGCGAACTAAAAATCCAAGTGAAACCATCATTGTTGAAGAATATGTGGACGGTGACCAATATTTAGTAGAGGTGCTTGTTTCCAACTGGAATGTTCAAATTGGTGCGGTCATCAAACAAGAAATCACCAAGGGGAAACGGTTTATTGTAACCGGATATGGAGTGTTAGCAGAAGTACCGCGAAATTTAGAAGAAAGTTTATTGAGTGTAATTGAAACAATTGTTTCCTCATTAGAGTTCCAAAATGGTGCCTTTCATTTGGAACTGAGATGGACCGACGATGGCTGGAGGCTTATTGAAATAAATCCAAGGATTTCCGGAGGGGCGATGAACAGGATGATTCAGGCCGCTTTTGGTTATAGCTTAGTTGAAGAAACACTAAAAATGTTAATTGGAGAGACTCCATCTTTAGAAAAGACCTCAAACCAATATGTCTTTACACAGTATGTTATCCTTGAAAATAAAGGTATTTTAGAAAAGGTAACAGGTAAGGGAAGGGCGATGGCCACACCTGGTGTGGTGGAGGTATACGTAAAGCCGAAAAGTGGAACGTATGTAACACCTCCGTTATCAATGGGTCAGCGTTATGCGTATGTTATTGCCAAAGGAGATACGTTTGAAGAAGCACAGAGTATTGCGAAGCAGGCGGCGAATGAGCTTACCTTTCATCTCAGAATAGATTGA
- a CDS encoding AzlD domain-containing protein — MKSEIVWMIIGMGLVTYIPRMLPFVLFKGMELPPFIQGVLKNVPYATLGALIFPAIIFLQKDDIWYGIAGAAAAFGAAFLGANVIVVVLGSITVLALYSYFL; from the coding sequence ATGAAAAGTGAAATAGTATGGATGATTATTGGAATGGGTTTAGTTACATATATACCAAGAATGCTTCCGTTTGTTTTGTTTAAAGGTATGGAGCTGCCGCCATTTATCCAAGGTGTATTGAAAAATGTTCCTTACGCAACCCTTGGGGCATTAATTTTCCCTGCAATTATCTTTCTTCAAAAAGACGATATATGGTATGGAATCGCAGGTGCTGCTGCAGCATTTGGTGCTGCTTTCTTAGGGGCAAATGTCATTGTTGTTGTTCTTGGTTCTATCACAGTCCTTGCCCTATATTCATATTTTCTCTAA
- a CDS encoding fatty acid--CoA ligase family protein: MNLSSRLQETAKKSAGKTAYYFMGQGTTYAELDGAITKFASGLEKLGVKQGDHVALLLGNSPHFVIGLYGALRLGATVIPVNPIYTSDEIGYILNNGDVKLVVALDMAIPLAEMVHAFLPKVEIFVFCETSVNGISQHNIESLTLYPKMKSFTEVVASGDLTFKGPELQDDDTAIILYTSGTTGKPKGAMLTHKNLYSNASDVGDYLRMNNQDRIITTLPMFHVFCLTVALNAPLLNGATLLIAAKFSPKDIFELAKEYEATVFAGVPTMYNFLFQYPQGNPEDFKSLRLCISGGASLPVALLTNFEKKFNVRVSEGYGLSEASPVTCFNPQDRPRKAGSIGTSILHVENKIVNELGEELPAGAVGELIVAGPNVMKGYYKMPEETAAAIRDGWLYTGDLARMDEDGYFYIVDRKKDLIIVGGFNVYPREVEEVLYNHPDVVEVAVLGVPDSNLGEAVKCYVVSKNPNTTEEQLLAYCREHLAKYKVPSSIDFLEELPKNTTGKILRRALKTQISQTV; the protein is encoded by the coding sequence ATGAATTTATCATCTAGACTTCAGGAAACCGCAAAAAAATCAGCTGGCAAAACGGCCTATTATTTTATGGGACAAGGCACTACATATGCTGAACTGGATGGGGCGATTACAAAATTCGCATCTGGGCTTGAAAAATTAGGAGTTAAGCAAGGTGATCATGTTGCTTTGCTACTAGGGAACTCACCTCATTTTGTCATAGGCTTATACGGGGCATTGAGATTGGGAGCCACTGTCATTCCAGTTAATCCAATTTATACCTCAGATGAAATTGGTTACATTTTAAATAACGGTGATGTAAAACTTGTTGTTGCGCTAGATATGGCGATCCCATTAGCTGAAATGGTCCATGCCTTCTTGCCTAAGGTAGAGATATTTGTATTCTGTGAAACTAGTGTAAATGGTATCTCCCAGCATAATATTGAATCTCTTACACTTTACCCAAAAATGAAATCGTTTACAGAGGTGGTGGCGTCCGGAGACCTTACCTTTAAAGGACCAGAGCTGCAGGATGATGACACAGCGATTATTCTTTATACTTCGGGAACCACAGGGAAACCCAAAGGTGCGATGTTAACCCACAAAAATTTATATAGCAATGCAAGTGATGTTGGCGATTATTTAAGGATGAATAATCAGGACCGCATCATCACCACTTTGCCAATGTTCCATGTATTCTGCTTAACGGTGGCTTTAAATGCACCATTATTAAATGGGGCTACTTTATTGATTGCAGCAAAATTTAGTCCTAAGGATATTTTTGAATTAGCAAAAGAATATGAAGCAACCGTTTTTGCGGGGGTTCCAACGATGTATAATTTCTTATTCCAATACCCCCAGGGGAATCCTGAAGATTTTAAATCGCTAAGATTATGTATTTCTGGCGGAGCTTCTTTACCAGTGGCCCTGCTTACTAATTTCGAGAAGAAATTTAATGTGCGTGTTTCTGAAGGCTACGGTTTGTCTGAAGCTTCCCCGGTTACCTGCTTCAATCCACAAGACCGTCCGCGTAAGGCTGGTTCAATCGGGACCTCTATTCTTCACGTGGAGAACAAAATAGTCAATGAACTTGGAGAGGAGCTTCCTGCTGGAGCCGTTGGAGAATTAATTGTTGCTGGTCCGAATGTAATGAAAGGCTATTACAAAATGCCTGAAGAAACAGCTGCAGCGATTCGTGATGGCTGGCTATATACTGGTGATTTAGCAAGGATGGATGAAGATGGATACTTTTACATTGTCGATAGGAAGAAAGATTTGATTATTGTCGGCGGTTTTAATGTCTATCCTCGTGAGGTGGAAGAAGTGCTGTATAATCATCCTGATGTGGTAGAAGTAGCGGTACTTGGTGTGCCAGATTCCAATCTTGGAGAAGCAGTTAAATGCTATGTTGTGAGCAAAAATCCAAATACGACTGAAGAGCAATTACTTGCTTATTGCAGAGAACATCTAGCCAAGTATAAAGTTCCTTCTTCCATTGATTTCTTGGAAGAACTCCCAAAGAATACAACAGGAAAAATACTAAGAAGAGCACTAAAAACTCAAATTTCTCAGACGGTTTAA
- a CDS encoding C40 family peptidase, giving the protein MKKKLITTSVALMITFSGMSIPTLNITTNHAAAATTAIPNPYNNQAAVDAKADQIIATAKYLIGKAEYGPKKTTYPYSFACATFINYVFGQNGVDIATETEEYMMEQGYEVPRDQLQKGDLVFFDANPTNTDPTDHVGIYIGDNKIIHMANPELDVTISDLDSTSYYRNNYVKAKRVLPSLLSANPATKGDQVVSGYFALKDKVKINSTTNNAATSTFTNGGLVDHIYKQAGINLGTTNMSEQMKLGQPVSKDNLKKGDLVFFNNTTGSTTPALVGIYGGDHRLLLASTAYGTVTRILFLPYYNDLHYITARRVITETPVTTTPTTTPATTTTTTPAPTTTAPTPAPAVTTKADSIVSSATNLIGKANFGYVYDASTLTFTPGGFTKYVYNLHGINLKSTLAGYQATLGLPVEKANLQKGDLIFFGGTSISNVGIYAGDNQFIHLIKGKGTIKENLNSDWATQNYKTARRVL; this is encoded by the coding sequence ATGAAAAAGAAATTGATTACAACTTCAGTAGCTCTAATGATTACTTTTAGTGGAATGAGTATTCCAACTTTGAATATAACGACAAATCATGCAGCTGCTGCAACAACAGCGATTCCAAACCCTTACAACAACCAAGCTGCAGTTGACGCAAAAGCAGACCAAATAATCGCTACAGCAAAGTATTTAATTGGAAAAGCTGAGTATGGTCCTAAAAAAACAACATATCCTTATTCATTTGCCTGTGCAACATTTATAAATTATGTGTTTGGACAAAATGGTGTTGATATAGCGACTGAAACAGAAGAATATATGATGGAACAAGGATACGAAGTTCCAAGAGATCAGCTGCAAAAAGGTGACCTTGTATTCTTTGATGCTAATCCAACAAACACTGATCCAACTGATCATGTAGGAATTTATATTGGCGATAATAAGATAATTCACATGGCCAACCCTGAATTAGATGTTACCATTTCTGACCTGGATAGTACTTCTTATTACCGTAACAACTATGTAAAGGCTAAAAGGGTACTTCCTAGCCTATTATCAGCAAACCCGGCTACAAAAGGTGACCAAGTTGTTTCAGGATATTTCGCTCTAAAAGATAAGGTGAAAATTAATTCAACTACAAACAATGCAGCAACTTCAACATTTACTAATGGTGGATTAGTTGATCATATTTACAAACAAGCAGGTATCAATTTAGGTACCACAAATATGTCTGAGCAAATGAAATTGGGCCAGCCCGTTTCTAAGGATAATCTAAAAAAAGGTGACCTTGTATTTTTCAATAATACTACAGGGTCTACAACACCAGCTTTAGTAGGTATTTACGGAGGCGACCATCGCTTACTATTAGCCTCTACTGCTTATGGAACAGTTACTAGAATTCTTTTCCTGCCTTATTACAATGATCTGCATTATATTACTGCTAGACGTGTGATTACGGAAACACCAGTAACCACAACACCTACAACAACACCAGCAACAACAACAACAACAACGCCGGCACCAACAACAACAGCACCAACGCCGGCACCGGCAGTGACAACTAAAGCTGATTCTATTGTTAGCTCTGCCACAAACCTTATTGGAAAAGCAAATTTTGGCTATGTTTATGATGCAAGTACGCTAACCTTTACGCCTGGTGGTTTTACAAAGTATGTTTATAATCTACATGGCATTAATTTAAAGTCTACTCTTGCGGGTTATCAAGCCACACTAGGACTGCCTGTCGAAAAGGCTAATCTTCAAAAAGGTGATTTAATTTTCTTTGGCGGCACATCGATTTCGAACGTAGGAATTTATGCGGGTGATAATCAATTCATCCATCTAATTAAGGGTAAAGGGACAATAAAAGAAAACTTAAACTCTGATTGGGCAACGCAAAATTATAAAACCGCACGCCGCGTATTATAA